A genome region from Procambarus clarkii isolate CNS0578487 chromosome 78, FALCON_Pclarkii_2.0, whole genome shotgun sequence includes the following:
- the LOC123746025 gene encoding small ribosomal subunit protein uS19: protein MADAQAQELRKKRTFRKFTYRGVDLDQLLDMNNEQLVELFPCRQRRRFQRGLKRKHMALLKRLRKAKKECPALEKPAVVKTHLRDMIIVPEMVGSMVGVYNGKTFNQVEIKPEMISHYLAEFSITYKPVKHGRPGIGATHSSRFIPLK from the exons ATGGCTGAC GCTCAGGCACAAGAGCTGCGCAAGAAGCGTACCTTCAGGAAGTTCACCTACCGCGGGGTGGACCTCGACCAGCTCCTTGATATGAACAA TGAGCAGCTGGTAGAGTTGTTTCCCTGCCGTCAACGTCGTCGTTTTCAGCGTGGCTTGAAGCGTAAACACATGGCTCTCCTGAAGAGACTTCGCAAGGCTAAGAAGGAATGCCCTGCTCTTGAAAAACCTGCTGTTGTTAAGACACACTTACGTGACATGATCATTGTGCCTGAGATGGTGGGATCTATGGTTGGTGTATACAACGGCAAAACCTTCAATCAAGTTGAAATTAAG CCAGAGATGATAAGTCATTACTTAGCCGAGTTCTCCATCACTTACAAGCCAGTCAAGCATGGTAGGCCTGGTATTGGTGCCACCCACAGCTCCAGGTTCATCCCTCTCAAGTAA
- the LOC123746026 gene encoding RNA-binding protein 28 translates to MAKMQECSLIVTHLPADISRREIQDYFSEVGPVKKCHLVRDKNGTFKGMAYIIYSFVEDAKQAVKKYDNSTFNGKILRVKYSRQRETESDEDVSGAQRNKEEDGEENETNIKKKKTKRKDKRQPAKQRKGRIIIRNLSFKADEKVVEEHFSVYGKIREVSILRKHDGKMVGCAFVQFDTKAEALKAIKECNMKPLLGRPIAVDLAVEKERFKPEGSNSEISRDETGGAEVKIKEEELSNDEKEEIDEENDIKMEIKEESGEEDDIKTEIKEEKASSEDEDGDSGLDDGDETSSDDDDEDDKKHTPSKNTHAPTKGPSKDITEERTLFIKNLPFIATQEEIAEVLQKFGELKYVLLCIDQLTEHPRGTAFVQFKEREAADACLAAEADPSTKKDFILCGRPMHIMRAISRTELEKRRNEKGQEKVKKDKRNLFLAREGFVRQGTKAAEGLSKADLALRTRREQVKRRMLQNFQIFVSETRLCINNLPEKVDDKRLYAIFNKHSPEGAKITEARIMRDFQNIDENGKPKSRGYGFVTFTEHEHALAALRKINNNPDIFTNDQRPIVEFSLENRSVLQARQKRMEKSKEKNPLWKKDGYNARQNATTTDSTKKACQIKKNPEKISEDNEMESQSSFMGSKSNPSNKNLPANYGPKIRHHEKGKGKISRNQFRKERRDRVLGKKRKRPTSEDQGDSSSVKPSQEETEGQGKKKRKRNKKNTSKKMKMETKDERAFNSMVRKYKDKMSSVNSTSDKRWYED, encoded by the exons ATGGCGAAAATGCAGGAATGTTCATTAATTGTCACACATTTACCTGCTGATATAAGCAGACGGGAAATACAAGATTATTTCAGCGAAGTTGGACCCGTTAAAAAGTGCCATCTTGTCAGGGATAAAA ATGGCACCTTTAAAGGAATGGCCTACATTATCTATTCTTTTGTGGAAGATGCCAAGCAAGCGGTTAAAAAGTATGATAATTCTACATTTAACGGAAAAATTCTGAGAGTGAAATATTCTCGTCAGAGAGAAACGGAATCAGATGAAGATGTTTCTGGTGCACAACGTAACAAGGAAGAGGATGGAGAAGAAAATGAAACAAATATTAAGAAGAAAAAAACAAAGAGGAAGGACAAGAGACAGCCAGCAAAACAGAGAAAAGGAAGAATTATTATTAGGAATTTGTCTTTCAAG GCTGATGAGAAAGTAGTGGAGGAGCATTTTTCAGTGTATGGAAAGATTAGAGAAGTGTCAATTCTACGCAAACATGACGGGAAGATGGTGGGCTGTGCATTTGTTCAGTTTGATACTAAGGCTGAAGCACTAAAAGCAATAAAGGAGTGCAATATGAAACCTTTGTTAG GAAGGCCAATTGCTGTGGATTTAGCTGTTGAGAAGGAAAGATTTAAGCCAGAAGGAAGCAATTCTGAAATATCTAGAGATGAAACTGGAGGTGCAGAAGTGAAGATAAAGGAAGAGGAATTGAGTAATGATGAAAAAGAAGAGATTGATGAGGAAAATGATATAAAGATGGAGATTAAAGAAGAAAGTGGTGAGGAAGATGATATAAAGACAGAGATTAAAGAAGAAAAAGCAAGCAGTGAggatgaagatggtgacagtggatTAGATGATGGTGATGAAactagtagtgatgatgatgatgaggatgataaaAAGCACACACCATCTAAGAATACACATGCTCCTACAAAAGGCCCCAGTAAAGACATCACGGAAGAAAGGACATTGTTTATAAAAAATCTCCCATTCATTGCTACACAGGAAGAAATAGCAGAAGTTTTACAAAAGTTTGGAGAATTAAAGTATGTTTTGCTTTGTATAGACCAGCTTACTGAGCACCCACGGGGAACAGCATTTGTGCAGTTCAAG GAGCGAGAAGCAGCCGATGCCTGTTTAGCAGCAGAAGCAGACCCCAGTACAAAGAAAGACTTTATTCTCTGTGGTCGACCAATGCATATCATGAGAGCCATAAGCAGGACGGAGCTGGAGAAGAGAAGAAATGAGAAAGGACAAGAGAAAGTGAAGAAAGATAAAAGAAATCTTTTCTTGGCTCGGGAAGGAT TTGTTCGTCAGGGAACCAAAGCAGCAGAGGGTTTGTCAAAAGCTGACTTGGCTCTTCGCACAAGGAGAGAGCAGGTTAAACGCCGAATGTTGCAGAATTTTCAAATCTTTGTGTCTGAAACTCGTCTCTGTATCAATAATTTGCCTGAGAAAGTTGATGACAAGCGGTTGTATGCAATTTTCAACAAGCATTCACCAGAAGGAGCTAAAATTACAGAG GCACGAATAATGCGAGATTTCCAAAACATTGATGAGAATGGTAAACCCAAGAGCCGTGGATATGGCTTTGTCACCTTCACTGAACATGAGCATGCTCTTGCTGCTCTTCGCAAAATCAACAATAACCCCGATATATTCACTAATGATCAA AGGCCTATTGTGGAATTTTCTTTGGAAAACCGATCAGTCCTTCAGGCTCGGCAAAAGCGTATGGAGAAGAGCAAAGAAAAAAATCCCTTATGGAAAAAAGATGGATACAATGCAAGACAGAATGCCACTACGACAG ATAGTACCAAAAAAGCATGTCAGATAAAGAAGAATCCTGAGAAAATTAGTGAAGACAACGAGATGGAAAGCCAATCAAGTTTTATGGGTTCCAAGTCTAATCCTTCCAACAAAAATCTCCCAGCTAATTATGGGCCCAAG ATACGACATCATGAAAAGGGTAAAGGGAAAATTAGTAGAAATCAGTTTAGAAAAGAACGACGGGATCGAGTACTTGGTAAAAAAAGaaagcgcccaacgagtgaagacCAGGGAGATTCTTCATCTGTGAAACCATCTCAAGAAGAAACAGAGGGTCAAggtaaaaaaaagagaaaaaggaacaaAAAGAATACAAGTAAGAAAATGAAAATGGAAACGAAGGATGAAAGAGCTTTTAATTCAATGGTGCGTAAGTACAAAGATAAAATGTCATCTGTGAATTCAACATCTGACAAAAGATGGTATGAAGACTGA